The following is a genomic window from Methanoplanus sp. FWC-SCC4.
TTTGCACTGATCTGGTTTGGTTCATCAAACACAGTATAGATTGTGAACTGTTCCTGGTTTTCAAGAAGTGCTCCTTTGTCATTGTTTTCATAGTTTGCAATATCAATTATCCCCCATTGCCCGGGATTAATTGCAGTTTTGTCACTTATGACATCTGTTGAAGAACTGCTGATTTTGGTAACATTGTTAATCTTTGTTACATTGTCTTTGGTCTGGAATGTTAGAGTTGTTGATGCAAAATCAACAGGTGATCCACCAGCTGTGAGTCCCACTACAAACCTTATTCCATCCATTTTGGCGTTTATTCCGCCTACCATCGTACTGTTGCCATATACATCACCGAGTATTTCAATACCTGAAGATGACTGGCCTACACTTGTATACACAACATCCTGAGCTTTTTGTGTTGCAAAAAAACCGGCTCCGAGTATCACATAAGAGAAAACTGAAGCGGTTACTACAAATGCAATTAAGACAATTGCAGCTTCAAGACCTGTGAAACCCTCGCTATTTAAAATCATGGCTGTCACGTCATGCTAGTTTTCTGGTTTCTTCAAAAAAAAGATTAGTTGAGCAGGTTTACCTTCTCAATCTTTGGTGGTGCCGTACGCTTAATTGCATATGATGCACCCTTTGGTGGCTTAATTTCAAGACTGAAGCGCTCATTTGCTGCAATTCCTGTTGCACCAACATTTGCATATATTGTGAACTGCTCCTGGTTTTCAAGGAGTGCTCCCTTGTCGCTGTTGTCATTGGCAATGTCGATGATACCCCATTCGTATGTAGTGATGTCTGTCTGGGCAGAAACTACATCTGAAGCTGAGCTTGAGATTTTTGAATCATTTGTCAGATCCTTTATTGAAGTTGTATTTGTGAATACAAGTGTTGTTGAAGCAAAATCAACAGGTGCTCCACCTGCTGTAAGACCTACTACAAATCTGATTCCATCAATTTTTGCATTGTCTCCGCCTGTACTGTTTCCGTACACATCGCCTAATACTTCAAGACTTGATGATGCCATGTCAACACTGGAATAGACTACTTCCTGTGATTTCTGTGTTGTGAAGAAACCCGCTCCCAATACTACGTATGAGAAAACCGCTGCTACTACAACAAATGCAATCAATACGATAGCAGCTTCAAGACCGGTAAATCCTTCGTCTGATTTAAATAATTTCATCATTTTAATCATCCTCCTTAGTAAAGGGTGTTAACTCCCGTAATTCTTGCAGGTGCTTTTCTGCTGATGGTGTATGATGTACCTACTGAAGGGCGCAGATCAAGGTTGAATCTCTGGTTTGCCACAATGTTGTCGATTGGATTCGCCACAATTGTAAACTGCTCCTCGTTTTCAAGGAGAAGATCTGCACTTGCATTGTTCTTTGCAAGAACAACTGACCATGTGCCTGAGGTGATTGTTGCATCGGCATTTCCGATAACTGCATCTCCTGCTCTTTCCATCTTTGAAACATTTGTTGCATCTGCATATGTTATTGTCGTCTGTGAGAAATCAACAGGTGATCCACCTGCTGTAAGTCCTACAGTGAAACGAACTGTGTCAATGTTTGTGTCATCTGAGCTTGTACCATAAACATCACCTAAGATCTCGACACTTGAACTTGCCTGATCTACACTTGTATAGATAACTTCCTGAGATTTCTGTGTTGTGAAGAAACCTGCTCCCAATACTACGTATGAGAAGACAGCGGCTACAACGACGAATGCAATCAAAACGATAGCAGCCTCAAGACCTGTAAATCCTTCTTCTTTATTTATTTTCAGCATTGCTTTTCCTCCAATTATTTTGATTTCATATATTCCTTATGAAAGATTCCTGGATCCCTCCAAAATCTATCAGTAATACTTAACATAGGCATTATTTAAAAATTTTTTTCATTTGTCATATTCAGAGCAGAAGATCTGATCCAATCTTTACAGGTGTGTGGAATTAATATTTCCTGTTCCGTCCATGTTGGGCATAATATTTCATAAATATTTAGAATAGTATTATTGATCGCACTATTATTTTTAAAAATTATTGGTGTTGGTTTTTGTATCCTGTGGATAATTTGATGATTAAAAAGTCTGATCTGTGTTTATTTTTGTTATTTCAAGTTTGAAATTTTACCTAAATACATAAATGAGAATTCTTCACCTGCGGCATTATTGTATGAAAAACCTGAGGGCTCTGAAAAATTTTTGTCCGAGATTTTTTTTAATTTTAATGAATTTATGTAAAGAACAGATGCGAGAGGTGAGATTCGAACTCACGGACTCCTACGAGATTGGATCTTAAGTCCAACGCCTTTGGCCAGGCTCGGCAACTCTCGCAATTTAATTGTCTGTAAAAGTTTGGGATATTAGTATTGTTACTGTTAGGAAAAAAACCTAACTGATTGTGTCCGGCTTTTTTCCGTGTGTTTCTGTCTTGAACTATACAAGTATGAAGTACGCAATTATCGAGAATACAAATGCAAGCAGCAGAATTGCAAGCCCCAAAGGAGCAATAAAGGTCAGCATAGCGTTTACTGAACTTGCAAGCTGTGATATTCTGTGTGATCCAAAGACAACAACGCCTTCACACCATGCTGTCGAAGCGCCGGCTTTGGCATCTGAGAGATCTTTGATTGCATCACTGACCGCCTTCACCACATATTCCATAATAATATCTGCGCTGACATGATACCCGACCGGGTTTTTGCCACTCATTGTGTTGACAACGTGGGAATCGGTTGTCATCAGTTCACATTCATCAACAATCTTTAGAAGTTCATTCCTCAATATTTCGCGAACACCGTTTTGCATATTGTTTCCGTCAAAGAGGATATATGCTGTTTTCTGTCCGGATACTTCTGTGACAAGCGCCTGAATACCGATATCACCGAATCCCTGCTCTCTTGTGAACGGGACATTTATGTGTGAAATGCCTACTTTGAATGGAAACTGTTCATTAATCCGGGCTTTTTCACATGCGTTATCACATGTTTTCATATATTCATAAGCTGTCAGTGAAGCGGGCATTACCGGATTTACCACATCCACCATGCAGTTATGTGCATCTACAAAACCAACATGGCTAAATTTTTTATGGCCCTCGTTCATTATTGAAAGACCAATAGGGTATTCAAGATCCTCGGTCATCTCCGGTGAGCGCGTACTTACCATCAGAATCGAATCCCCAAAAGACTGGGCAAGAACCTGCACAGATCCGTAACTATGCCTCTCTGACATCCCTGCTTTATTGTGGTACTCAAGTCCGGCTCTGGTTTTGTTTATTGCGGAGATGATTTTTGGAATTTCCTTTTCAGATACAAGATTGAAGTCATGTGTTGCGCAACCGTGTGCAACAAAGGTTTCACCGCCAAGTGATTCATAAAGAACTTTTGGAAGGTTCCCCCCGCCTATTTCACCCATGGGACCCGGGTGCAGATTGGGTATTGTAAACAAAACATCTTTTCTTCCCTCACGTGAGAAGAAAAGTGTAAACTGAGGGACGTATACTTCCTCACCGATTTCATGGAAAAAATCCTCAAGGGATTTTGAACCGTCAGTGTTGTGTGCGATGAAAGCATTAATGAAATTCAGTGCACTGATGTGGAAATTCTTTTTAAGGGGCCTTTCTATTAGCCATAAAAATAATATGACGCCCATTCCAAAGAGCAGGTGTATAAGTACTGCAAAGATTGTAAAGACTGTGCTGAAGTAATAAGTTCCGATTAGTATTCCGACGACACTCTGCGTAAGTGCCGGAAGAATCATGTGTGACATTTTATAGTCAGCTATTGCCACAAGCACAATCAGCCTTATTGCGAAGATGAATCCAAGTGATACGGAGAACAAAAGGGGGAAAATTCCCTGAAATACCAGTAGCACCGGAAAGAGACTAATAAGTATTGAAAATACCGTACAGGCAAGAGCTAAAAGTGCAGACCTGTTCCATGTAATTTTTTTACCGAAAATTTCAACAAGGGGCTTTGTCAGTATAAAAGCAATAATTGCCGGAAGAAAAAACCCTGTAAACCCGAAAAACTGAATTTCGTGATTTCTTATTACACTTGCAAGATCAAGAACCAGTCCGAGTACAAAAATTATTGCGAGTGAACGTGGCCATGATGGTGCTATAAATAAAAATCTGCTTAAACCTTCTATTTTGGTGTCGCCTGAAGGGGCCATTTGCTGTTTCAAGCCTCCTTTAATTATATGGAATTTGGGACAATTCTTATTGGTTAAATTAGATAATATTTGAAATATGTCCCAAATTTTTTAATTAACTTTGTTTATTGATATAAGTCGCCAAAGTACTTATTGTATCTTTCCTTCATTCTGTCCCAGTCCGGAAGATTTGTCTGGCACCCTGTCATCTCTACAATAAAAGAAGCGGTGGTAGTACCTATTTTACAGCATTTTTCAACAGAGTATCCTTTTTGATATGCCGTCAGGAATCCTGCCCTGTAGGAATCACCTGCACCTGTCGGATCTGCAAGTTTTACTGAAATTGCAGGTATTTTTGTGATATTGCCATTATGGTGAATTTCACTTCCGTCTCCTGACATGGTAACAATCGAGAGCGGGATCTGTTTTATCAGTTCTTCTCTTCCGATACCTGTTTTATCACATATGCCTTTTAGCTCGTGAATATTTGTGAACAGGATGTCGATGTGGTCAAGAATTGATATGAGCTGCTCTTTTGTATATTTTATCAGATCCTGCCCGGGATCAAATGATGAAAAAACGGCTTTTTCTGCAATTTTTACATTAAATTCCGGTTCAGCGGTTGCCATATGCACGAAATCGAGTGAAGGTGCTTTTGCGGTTTTGAAAATCTCTGATGCGCCCCATTCAAAAACTGTCGTCTGATCACCTTCTGTATCATTAAACAGGTAACAGGTGGGCGTGTTTTTGTCTTCAACTACAAAGAAGTCTTTTTTGATTCCGAGTTTATTCATCCACTTTTCATATTCACTTCCAAAGAAATCATTTCCAACTGCGCTGATTAATTCGGCTTCTCCGCCAAGCACAGCGATTCCTGCTGCAATGTTGGCGGCGCCTCCTCCAAAATAGACCTTATGATCAAGAACAGGGGAGGACGAATGTCTTTTTGGAAGAACAGGGAGAGTAAAAATATGATCAATTGCAGTATGTCCTACAACTGAGATCATTTTTATAACTCCTTGATATCAATGACTTTGAGAGGCGTGTCTCTAAGTGCCCGTCCCACTACGGATTTTGCAATTCTGGATGCATGCTCTTCAGATTCAGCTTTGAATACTTTCATCTCAAGAATCAGGCCGACAAGGGCCATATTTGCAACCACTAATGCATTATTCAGCTCCTGTTCACAGAACGGGCATGCGAGCTGACCAATTTCAATATCAACAAACTTAGCGGAGGGATTTAAACGTTTACCTGCTTCGCTTATAGCAATGCCTATTGCATCATCGAGGGTTTCAATATCCTTTATGATCCAGGCAGATTCCATTGTAACAAGATAGTCTGACATAATATTTTCCGATAATTACTGAAATTTTATTAAATTACCATGTCTCTTCATGGACATGTTCTTCAAGAGGCATTCTTTCGCTGCGATATTCGGGCAGGTTTCCGTGACCTACTGCAAGAAGGGCAACCGGTCTTGCGTGCTGTGGCAGGTCAAGTATTTCACATACCGTTTCATCGTCAAAAGCGCCTGTCCAACAGGTCTGAAGTCTGAGTGAATGAGCTGCAAGCATCATGTAGGTTGATGCTATTGTGGCATCTTCCATTGCATAGAGAATTCCTCTTTCACCATACTGTGACATTGATCGGACGTAATTTGTACAAACAACAAGTATGACAGGTGCTTTTTTTATGTGCTCCTGACCAAATGCTGCATCGGCCAAATCCTCTCTGATGCCTTCATCAGTTACAATTACGACATCCCAGGATTCCCTGTTTCCCGCACTCGGAGCTGTACGTGCACATTTCAAGATGTACTGAATCTCTTCATCTTCGATTTCCAGCTCTGTGAAATCTCTCACGGATGAACGTGTGAAGAGAAAATCAAAAAATTCAGACGAGTTCATTTTCAGATAACTTCTGCCAGGCTTCCTGTGCAGGAGTTGTGACTTTTGTAATTGCTATTCCTATCTGATTGGATGCGTCTGAAAAGTCCTCGTTTTCGATCATCTTTTTGACTTCGTCAATGATTGATACGGCTTCGCTGAACTCTTTTGAACCTGTGGTTTTAAATCCAAGTTCCAGGTCTGACTGAAAGATATTAAGTAAAATATCAATCATTTTTTTTGCACCTGTTTTTTCAGCTCCTTTAAAGTCACTTAATACTGCTGTCATCTGTGATGCAGCGATCATATTAACCTTGGCGCGTTCTGCAAAAATGTAATTTTGAACTGCTTTTTTTGAATCCATCTCAATAACCCAACCTTACTCTCTCTAATAAAAGATAGAGGCTTTAATAATATTATTATAGCCTTTTTAAAACTTATTTATTTTGAACCCTTTGAACCCTTAATGGATGAAGGTGAGCGTTTGATGCGTCTTCTAAATCTCGGGTCTACCTGTGGAGTACGTGAGCGGCTTGCTCTCTTTCCTCTTCCTCCTCTTCCGGCATCCTGTGATTTCTGCACTGCTCTTTTGAGTTTGGCACCTGATTTAAAGCGCTGGTTTGGACCTGGCTTTTTATAGCTGCCTTCTTTCTGAGGAACAAGTCTGATCTGACCTGATACACTTTTAATTTGAGTCCATGAACATGAACCGGTTTTTCCCATTTTTCACACTCCTCTTTTAATTAATTGTTCTCTGTCTTAAGGCATTAATGTGCTATTGCAGATTTTGCCTCAATTCCTTTTGATTTAATTACTTCGACGCGGCGTGTCGGGTGAATCTTCTTGACGTTCTTAAATACGTCGCGTGAGATTTCTCCCATAACCATGTCTTTTACAAACTGATCGTATGTCTGCTCTTTTGCCTTTGCAAGGATGTAATCAGTAATTTCTTTTCTGATTGTGTGCTGCTGGCTTGCGTCTGCACGGTTGATTGTAAAGCAGGTTGTTGTGACACGGATTTTACGTCCGTCCTTTGTTGCTGCGAGAACAATGCTGTCAATTCTTGAAGTGCGGCGTTTTACCATTGCACGGAGGTAGTCTTTTGTGACTTCGTGTCCGACAAAGTCTGTGTATGCTGAGTCGCCTGCAACTTCGTTGACCTTGAATCTCATCTTGATGTTCTGTTTGGAATAGTCCTGTGTCATTTCGCCAAGTGTGGTCTGCATGACACGGCCGTATACCTTCTCAGGTTCATCTGAAATTGTTTCGCCAAGGTAAGCCTTGTCGAATACTTCGGGAGCAAAGACTTTGAACCAGCTCTTTGCTTTCCATCCTTCTACTCTTCTTCCTAATTGTTTCCTTTTTGCCATATTTTCACCTCAATTTTTTATACGTCCTTTTTTGAAAGCACCTGCATGTGCGTTTTTTAAATCCTTTTCCGGAGATATTTCCCTATTTTTCTGAAATGTAACTGCAGACATCTTCAGATATCGAAAGGTTCATCAGATAATCATCGACTGATGCAATGATTGATCTTAGTTTATTGCCTTTGATTTCGGTTATTACTGTATTTCCTTTTGAATTTGTCTGCATTGACTTCAGGTTGTCTGAAGCAATTGCTTTTGCAACACATTCCGCATTTCTGTGGTATGTTGTTATTTTACCTGATATCAGGGACATTTTAGGTCAATGCCTCCTTCACTTCATTTTTGAAGATTGAAAGTCCGTCTTCTCCAAATATTCCGCCTGCCCGTGAGAAGTGACCTCCTCCGCTACCGCCTGTTTTCTCTGCAAGATTTTTCATAAATTCCGATAAGTCAAATTCTACTCCCGGAGGACATCTGGCTGATACCGAATAATTATCATCATTTCTTGCAATTGTGAAAACCGGTGTATTGTACAGACCGTTGTTTGAGATAGTGTCTGCAACGCAGCTTGAAACCGACGGCTTGGATATTTCAAAGACAGGAAGCTCTTCTTCTATTGTTTTTGCAGAATTAATTTCAGATATTACATTTAAGCGGTGTTTTATTGCAATCTCCCATGCTTCTTTTACATTTTCAGTATTTCTAAGGCATAGTGTTACTCCAAGGCCGCCCCTGTTTGATAATCCGCATGATTCAACTACAGCCGCCAGACTGTGTGCATCATGTATTACTCCTCTTTCGAGTTCGTATGTGTTGCCCCATAAAGACTGCATTGCAGTTTCGTTGGTTTTTTCGGCAATTTTGAGGATAATCATTGAGTTTAAATCTTCATATCTGTAATCGTCATCATCAGAGTATTTAAGGAGAATTTCATCAACAGAATCTAAATTCCCGCTTATGCCGGGCAGGTAGGGGTCTGTTGCCGTATAGAGTTTCTCTCTTGTATCTCTTCCTGCAAGGGTAAGTCCCCTTTTAGGTACGATGATTTGATTTCCAATTCCTTCTGTTACAATTTCCTGGTTTTTGCCTGATATAGTCTGTTTGTCCCCGATCATTCCGAGGATTGCCAGACCACACAAATCTCTGTTGTCTCCCATATGGTTTGCAACGAGATAGGCAAGACCTGATGAGGAAAGCTCTTTTTCTCCGTCAATGTTGTGAAGGCGTGGATTTATGTGATATTCACCATTGAAATAAGGGACATGATGGTCTATCACCACTGTGTCATCCGGAAGTTCTTCTAAGGATGCACCAAGGTCACACAGGAGAGTGGGTTCATCATTTTTGATGTCATCAGATGAGATACGATTTTTGATCGTCAGGTGAAATTTCTTCCCCAGCCTGTGAAGTGCATGACACATTATCGTGGCTGAAGCTATTCCATCTGCATCGTGATGCCCGTATACTCTCACAAACTCAGTTTCTGAGAGTTTTTCTGCGATATGACCTGCAGCGGCTTCAATGGACATATTATAAAATTACTTTGATAACAGGAACTCCGCTGTGTCTGGCTTGTATGTCCAGCCAGCCGGCATTTTGCCTGCCTTCACGTAATATTTACCGAGTCTGCGCACCTTTGCTTCTGTGAGATGAAGCTGGCGCTTGTTGTGAACATCTTTTTTGTTTTCGGCAATGTGCTTTCTCATTCCCAGAGCCTTAACAATGAGGTTTCTAAGATCTTCAGGAATGTCTGATGCAAGACCATTTTCTTCGAGAAGCTGATCTACACGCTTTCCTGTTGCAAGCTTTACGCTTGGTACGCCATACTTGTCACGGAGGATTAATCCGATCTCTGCACTGGATTTACCCTCTTTTCTGAGAGCAATGATTATTTTCTGGATCTCTGCTGTGTCCTTGTTGGACCATTCAGGTGCCTCTGTGCGAAGCGGACATACAGACTTTGATGTTCCGCGTCGGCGGGCATGCATTCGTGCCATATTTCACCACCAATATTTTTAAGATACTTATATATTCCCTGATTTCAGGGGTTGTTATTTCCAAACGAATTAACCTGATTTAGATTATTTCAATTTGAAACAAACGTGTAAGTCCACAAAAAGAGTCATAACTGACTATTTTGTAATCCCAGAGCCCGATTATTCCGGGCAGTGCCTTTCATTGTATCAGGACACGTCGGACTTACTTTTTTTTTAGTCAGCACATTATTTCAGTGCTATATGTAATGGGATATATTATGAGATAAAAGGATCGTCTTATCCGAAGGTTGTCCCTGATGGATTTAATGTTTTTCTTCTTTTTAATCTCCCTGATATTGTTTTGTTTTACATTAAAAAATAAGTTTTATCATCAGAGAACTCCAAATTAAAGATTGTATATCTGCGATAATGGTCTAGCGGCATGACAGTGGCTTCCCAAGCCTCTAACCCGGGTTCGATCCCCGGTTATCGCATACAAACCATAACTGATTCTGATGATTAATTTCATTTTTCTGTGCTTTTTTCCCTGTAATTTTCGATTGCCTTGTGAAGAGCATCAGCCGCAAGGTTTGAGCAGTGCATTTTTCTTGGTGGCAGACCTTCAAGTTCATCGGCAACATCCTGTCTGGTGATTTTTAAGGCCTCCTCAATATTTTTTCCTTTGGCAAGTTCTGTAACCATGCTTGCGGTTGCAATTGCAGAACCGCATCCGAATGTTTTGAATTTTATATCGGTGATGGTTTCATTTTCTACTTTTATGGAAACTTCCATGAGATCCCCGCATACGGGATTTCCTACGCGTCCTACTCCGTCAGGATTTTCTATGCTTCCCACATTTTTTGGATCCATAAAGTGTTCCATTACTTTTTTTGAGTAACCAATCTGAGGTACATCTTCCATTTTATCTCTCCTACATTGCAGTAATTTTACGCAGACGCTCCACAGTACCTTTGACTGCATCGGCTACGTATGGGACCTCTTCCATTGTATTCAGACGTCCAAGAGTTATTATCATTGATCCGTGTGCTTCTTCGTGTTTTAGCCCAATTCCGATGAGGACGTGGGATGGTTCAAGGGTTCGTGATGAACATGCCGAGCCGGTTGTAACCTGAATGCCATATCCTGCATCAAGGTTTAACAAAATACTCTCGCCTTCCACACGCCAGAACCGAAAACTCAGATGACCCGGAAGGCGATATGTAGGATGGCCTGTCAGATAAGAATCCTCTATTTTGAGGATCACGGATTTATATGCATCTCCAATTTTTTGAAGTCTTTTTGCTTCAGATGTCATCTCTTTTGAAGCGATATGTGCAGCTTCTCCCATCCCGGCTATTGCAAAAATGTTCTCTGTTCCTGATCTAAGTCCTCTTTCCTGCCCTCCCCCTGGCAAAATAGTTTGAATCCTGATACCTTTTTTTACGTAAAGAGCTGCTGCACCTCTTGGACCATACATGTCATTTGAAGAGATTGTCATGAGGTCAATATCCTCTTTTTGTACATCAACAGGAATATTTCCTGCAGCAGCGGTGGCATTTACATGCAGAAACTGTCCGTTTTCATGGACTATTTTGCTGATCTCTTTAATCGGCTCTATCGTTCCTATTTCGTCACTGGCATAGTTGACAGATGTAATTATCGTGTCTTTTGTGACCGTTTCAGAAAGTTTTTCAAGGTCTATTGTTCCGTATTCATCCACAGGGACTGTTTCATAAGTATAACCTGATTTTTGGAGTTCTTTCATTGGATTTAAAACAGAAATGTGTTCAATAGTGCTTGATACAACTTTTTGACCGGTTTTTTTGTTCCTGAGAGCAGTGCCCCTTATTGCCATATTGTTTGATTCGGTAGAACTGCCTGTGAAAATTATTGTAGAGGGGCTTTCTGCATTGATTAACGAAGATACTTTGCTCCTTGCTTCTTCCAGGGCATGCTTTGCCTCCAGACCTTTCGAATGAAGTGAAGACGGATTGCCGTAACTCTCTGTCAGATATTTTTTTGCGAATTCAAACACTCTTTGTTCAACAGGCCTTGCAGACGTCAGGTCAAGGTAGATCTTTCTCATTTTCCCTCTTTAGAATGTAATCACGGAATCAGCCTCAATTGCAAGATCATTTAATGTTGCAGCTCCTGCAATCTTTATTCCCTCAATGAAATCCCCTCTTTCAAGCCCAAGCAACTGTGTACTTTGTTCACATACATAGAATGTAATGCCGGCATCTTTCGCCTGGTCTATTACATCTTTTAAGGATGGAAATGATCCTATTTTGATCTGCTCTGCCTCGCCTTTTTTCATGACCGTGATCCCTTTGATCATGAAATATATGTCAGCCTCAATATCCATTGCAACCGCTGTTGTGGCAAGGATAAAAGGAGCATAGAGTCTTTCAGGTGTGTCTGTTCCACTTGTCTGAACATATAGAATTTTTGGCATTATTTATTCCTCCTGATAAAAAAAGTCAATATTCCGTCATTATTTTCAAACTTTAGAATCTCATGCCCTGACCTTTTTGCCCATCTCAGGATATCCTCTTCTGCCGCCGGGTCATCGGCTTCAACTTTAAGTACCTGGCCCGGTTTGATTTTTTCAATCTCTTCTTTTGTCATTGAAATGGGCATGGGGCAGTAAAGACCGATGCAGTCAAGTTCAGCATCGGCACTGATTTCTGAATCCATGGATTTTGTATAACCCCCCTGTATTTCACCGGCATTAATCTAATATCCGGAAGATGAGTCCCCATATAAATTTATGAGCATAAAAATCTTGTTGAGAATCAGTTTTTATAAAGACTGTTATGATGAATTAAAAAACATGCATCATAATAATCTGTAATGCTCTTTTGGTACCAGTATCTCAAATCTGGCACCAGAGTTATAAACTCCGGTTTCTGATATTAAAATGCCTGTTATGGACAGTATTTCCCTTGATAAAAATAGGCCGAATCCGGTATTTTTGTAATACTGTCTTCTGAATATCTTCTCCTTTACATCAGAAGGGATACCTGTCCCGTCATCTTCATAGATTATTAAAATGTCCTTTTTGTCAGGAGATATTTCATAAGAGAATTTGATTTTGGTAATAGTTTCTCCGTGTCTTAATGCATTATCAAAAAGATTGTAGATTACTTTTTCAAATAAAGGATCGGCATATATCAAAATATGATTAAGTTTATTTTCGACATTAAATCCTGAAAAAGAAGGATCAGCAGAGTATGTGTCAATAATCTCTCCGACATTGTACCAGTCAGGGGAATACACTCCTAAATCCTGATAGTCCTTTGTGAAAAGTATCTGCGTTCTTATAGCTTCAACAGACTCAGAAACTTTATTTATCTGATATTTTATTTCAGAATCATGTTTTAATTCTTCATTTTCATTAATTAGTTCAATATAACCGACTGCGATGGTAAGCTTGTTAAGAATATCATGTCTTGTTATGTTGTTTAAAAGATTGAGTTTTTTGTTTACAGTTTCAAGTGCTTTTCGTGATCTGTTTCTCTCTGTTACATCACGTAATATCCCGTAACCTGTCCCTTTTATTGGATCAATTATCTGTGAACTAATTTCCACTTCGATGATTACCCCGTCTGATCTTCTCATCCGGATTTCAAAAAAAGCATTTTTGTTAGTTTTGGCTTCTTTGAACCGTTCATCATAAGATTTTTTTGTCTCTTCCGGTTTGCCTGATGTAAAATGCCCAAGGGTCTTGCCTTTCATCTGTTCTACAGTATATTTGAGCATTTCACAGACGGCATAATTTGCATCAAGAATTATTCCGTCATTTGTCAGAATAAAAATACCGTCTTTTGAGTTCTCAAAAAGATTTCTGTATTTCTCTTCACTGATTTTTTGGGATTCTTCGAGTTTTTTTCTATCAGTGATGTCTACAAGAGATGCAACTGTTTTTTTGGTGCCGGGGATTATTCCGACTGTGAGCATTATATCTTTGATATTCTGGTCTTTGTCGAGAAACCTGAATTCATAATTTCCAGGAGCAATTAATTTATCATCTCTTCTTTTATTGTGGAAATCCCTCATTTCTCTAAGATCTTCAGGAACGACAAATTCAGTCCATGATTTTTTTCCTTCAATTTCATATTTATTATAGCCTGAAAGACTTTCATATTTTGAATTGACAAGAGAAAGTGTTGTATCCTCTTCAATTATCACAGTTGCAGACCCTGTGTTTTCAAAAATTGTTCTGTAGAATATTTCGGATTTTCTAAGAGACTGCTGAATATTTTTTAGTTCGGTTATATCAATACCAAGAGCGATACTTCCGGCAGTTTCTCCGTTTTCATCTGTAAGCCTGTTTGAATTCCATGAA
Proteins encoded in this region:
- a CDS encoding 30S ribosomal protein S3ae — translated: MAKRKQLGRRVEGWKAKSWFKVFAPEVFDKAYLGETISDEPEKVYGRVMQTTLGEMTQDYSKQNIKMRFKVNEVAGDSAYTDFVGHEVTKDYLRAMVKRRTSRIDSIVLAATKDGRKIRVTTTCFTINRADASQQHTIRKEITDYILAKAKEQTYDQFVKDMVMGEISRDVFKNVKKIHPTRRVEVIKSKGIEAKSAIAH
- a CDS encoding KEOPS complex subunit Pcc1, whose amino-acid sequence is MSLISGKITTYHRNAECVAKAIASDNLKSMQTNSKGNTVITEIKGNKLRSIIASVDDYLMNLSISEDVCSYISEK
- a CDS encoding DHH family phosphoesterase translates to MSIEAAAGHIAEKLSETEFVRVYGHHDADGIASATIMCHALHRLGKKFHLTIKNRISSDDIKNDEPTLLCDLGASLEELPDDTVVIDHHVPYFNGEYHINPRLHNIDGEKELSSSGLAYLVANHMGDNRDLCGLAILGMIGDKQTISGKNQEIVTEGIGNQIIVPKRGLTLAGRDTREKLYTATDPYLPGISGNLDSVDEILLKYSDDDDYRYEDLNSMIILKIAEKTNETAMQSLWGNTYELERGVIHDAHSLAAVVESCGLSNRGGLGVTLCLRNTENVKEAWEIAIKHRLNVISEINSAKTIEEELPVFEISKPSVSSCVADTISNNGLYNTPVFTIARNDDNYSVSARCPPGVEFDLSEFMKNLAEKTGGSGGGHFSRAGGIFGEDGLSIFKNEVKEALT
- a CDS encoding 30S ribosomal protein S15, producing the protein MARMHARRRGTSKSVCPLRTEAPEWSNKDTAEIQKIIIALRKEGKSSAEIGLILRDKYGVPSVKLATGKRVDQLLEENGLASDIPEDLRNLIVKALGMRKHIAENKKDVHNKRQLHLTEAKVRRLGKYYVKAGKMPAGWTYKPDTAEFLLSK
- the nifU gene encoding Fe-S cluster assembly scaffold protein NifU yields the protein MEDVPQIGYSKKVMEHFMDPKNVGSIENPDGVGRVGNPVCGDLMEVSIKVENETITDIKFKTFGCGSAIATASMVTELAKGKNIEEALKITRQDVADELEGLPPRKMHCSNLAADALHKAIENYREKSTEK
- a CDS encoding cysteine desulfurase family protein, whose product is MRKIYLDLTSARPVEQRVFEFAKKYLTESYGNPSSLHSKGLEAKHALEEARSKVSSLINAESPSTIIFTGSSTESNNMAIRGTALRNKKTGQKVVSSTIEHISVLNPMKELQKSGYTYETVPVDEYGTIDLEKLSETVTKDTIITSVNYASDEIGTIEPIKEISKIVHENGQFLHVNATAAAGNIPVDVQKEDIDLMTISSNDMYGPRGAAALYVKKGIRIQTILPGGGQERGLRSGTENIFAIAGMGEAAHIASKEMTSEAKRLQKIGDAYKSVILKIEDSYLTGHPTYRLPGHLSFRFWRVEGESILLNLDAGYGIQVTTGSACSSRTLEPSHVLIGIGLKHEEAHGSMIITLGRLNTMEEVPYVADAVKGTVERLRKITAM
- a CDS encoding DsrE family protein, translating into MPKILYVQTSGTDTPERLYAPFILATTAVAMDIEADIYFMIKGITVMKKGEAEQIKIGSFPSLKDVIDQAKDAGITFYVCEQSTQLLGLERGDFIEGIKIAGAATLNDLAIEADSVITF
- a CDS encoding sulfurtransferase TusA family protein: MDSEISADAELDCIGLYCPMPISMTKEEIEKIKPGQVLKVEADDPAAEEDILRWAKRSGHEILKFENNDGILTFFIRRNK